Sequence from the Egibacter rhizosphaerae genome:
GCCGCACCGCTCATGGCTCCGCGCTCCCGAGGGTCGGGATGGCCACCCTGGTGTCCGACATCGTAGTGGTTCGGACACGCGAGCGGTGAATCCGAGCACTCAGGATGCACTTACCTGCTTGACCTCATAAGCACAGGATGTTGTGCGTACACCTCAGGAGCAGGAGTCGCACATGCGGATCGATCTCCGCGAACGAAGCGCGCTGGTCACGGGCTCGACGGCCGGCATCGGGTACGCGACCACGCTCGGCCTCGCCGAGTCGGGTGCGCGGGTGATCGTGAACGGCCGCGAGCCCGACCGCGTCCATGAGGCCGCCAAGACCCTCCGGGAGGCGACGGGCAACGACGAGGTCACGGGGATCACTGCCGATCTCGGCACGGCCGAGGGCTGCGCACGAGCCATCGAGGAGGCCCCGGACGTCGACGTGCTCGTGAACAACGCGGGCGTGTTCGGGCCGCAGCCGTTCGCGCAGATCCCCGACGAGGAGTGGCAGCGCTTCTTCGACGTCAACGTGATGAGCGGGGTGCGGCTCGCGCGCCACCACGTGCCGCGCATGGTCGCGCGGGGATGGGGGCGGGTCGTCTTCGTGAGCAGTGAGTCCGCGCAGCAGATCCCGGCGGAGATGGTGCACTACGGAGCGACGAAGACCGCTCAGGTCGGGATCGCCGAGTCCTACCCGGCGAGCGGGGTGACCGTGAACTCTGTACTGCCCGGACCCACTCGTTCGGAGGGCATCCAGGCGTTCATGGGCAGCCTCGCCGAGCAGCAGGGCGTCTCCCTCGAGCAGTTCGAGGCCGACTTCATCGCGAACGAGCGGCCGGCCTCGGTGATCCGCCGGCTCTCGACCCCGGAGGAGGTGGCCGCCATGATCATGTTCGTCTGCTCCGAGCAGGCCTCCTCGGTGACCGGGTCGGCCCTCCGCGTGGACGGGGGCGTGGACCGGTCGGTGTTCTGACCCGTCCCACATCCCGCCGGCGAGCCTCCCCACTCGGCGGCGCCCGCCCGGGCGGGGGCGTGTGCGCCATTGGGCATCATCCCGCCCAGACGCGGTGAGGGCGTCGCCGTCAGCCCCCGCCCTGCTCGACCGCGGCGGACAGCTTCGCGAACGCGCCGGCGAGCCCTTCCCGCAGCTCCGCGTACGCGTCGCGGTAGGGGACGTAGGCGGCGCGCCGCTGCGCGTCGGGCTCGAACGCCTCGCGGGCCCCCTGCCACGCGCGCGCGGTGCCGGTGAGGTCGTCGACGTAGCCCGTGGCCGCTCCCGCGACGAGCGCATTGCCGAGCATCGCGGCCTCCTGCCGCGACGTGG
This genomic interval carries:
- a CDS encoding SDR family NAD(P)-dependent oxidoreductase produces the protein MRIDLRERSALVTGSTAGIGYATTLGLAESGARVIVNGREPDRVHEAAKTLREATGNDEVTGITADLGTAEGCARAIEEAPDVDVLVNNAGVFGPQPFAQIPDEEWQRFFDVNVMSGVRLARHHVPRMVARGWGRVVFVSSESAQQIPAEMVHYGATKTAQVGIAESYPASGVTVNSVLPGPTRSEGIQAFMGSLAEQQGVSLEQFEADFIANERPASVIRRLSTPEEVAAMIMFVCSEQASSVTGSALRVDGGVDRSVF